A single genomic interval of Alteromonas sp. CI.11.F.A3 harbors:
- a CDS encoding glutaredoxin domain-containing protein, whose product MKFFINLIRNLLGAIIAFIDVITRGTKLKRSPEKQTKVAEESQKLALYQFFGCPFCIKTRRAMYKYNVPIQKRNVSEGSPYREELLQGGGKIQTPCLRIENNDGVEWLYDSKAIIGYLEARFVEAK is encoded by the coding sequence ATGAAATTCTTTATCAACCTAATTCGCAACCTACTCGGGGCCATTATTGCTTTTATAGATGTCATTACCCGTGGCACTAAGCTAAAACGTTCGCCAGAAAAACAAACGAAAGTGGCTGAAGAGAGCCAAAAATTGGCTTTATACCAGTTTTTTGGTTGCCCTTTTTGCATTAAAACTCGCCGAGCAATGTACAAATATAATGTGCCTATTCAAAAGCGAAATGTGTCAGAGGGTTCGCCGTACAGAGAGGAGTTGTTACAAGGCGGCGGAAAAATTCAAACGCCATGTCTTCGAATTGAAAATAACGATGGCGTTGAGTGGCTATATGACTCTAAAGCGATTATCGGTTATTTAGAAGCGCGCTTTGTTGAAGCAAAGTAA
- a CDS encoding GntR family transcriptional regulator, which translates to MVRDGQSVIRILRDMIISGEFSAGERLAEIPTAERLGISRTPVRIAFRALAQEGLLEKLPRRGYQVRNVTQAQIVDSVEVRGVLEGLAARQAAEAGLSESTKEEIQACLLAGDELFENGVLAEQDVEKYHEMNMRFHALIIAASGNSAISAALALSEHLPFASVSSLAFNPKQMQQEYRRLFYAHTQHHAVYHALVNGQGARAEALMKEHAHATLAYSELFDKESSRTVM; encoded by the coding sequence ATGGTTCGTGATGGGCAATCGGTCATTAGAATTTTGCGCGATATGATTATTTCAGGGGAATTTAGTGCTGGCGAACGTTTGGCTGAAATCCCCACTGCAGAACGTTTGGGTATTTCGCGCACCCCAGTGCGCATTGCTTTTCGCGCACTGGCTCAAGAAGGTTTGCTTGAAAAGTTACCTCGCCGCGGTTATCAGGTGAGGAACGTCACCCAGGCTCAAATAGTAGACTCGGTTGAAGTGCGAGGCGTACTTGAAGGTTTAGCGGCAAGACAAGCGGCAGAAGCGGGGCTCAGTGAAAGCACTAAAGAGGAAATACAGGCTTGTTTGCTGGCGGGTGACGAGTTATTTGAAAATGGCGTGTTAGCAGAACAAGATGTTGAAAAGTATCATGAAATGAATATGCGTTTTCATGCCTTAATTATTGCTGCTAGTGGTAACAGCGCTATTAGTGCGGCCTTAGCGCTCAGTGAGCATCTACCTTTTGCCTCTGTTAGCTCATTGGCCTTTAATCCCAAACAAATGCAACAAGAATACCGACGTTTGTTTTATGCTCATACTCAGCATCATGCCGTCTATCATGCTTTGGTGAATGGTCAAGGTGCTCGTGCTGAAGCCCTGATGAAAGAGCATGCTCATGCTACCTTGGCCTACTCAGAGTTATTCGATAAAGAATCATCTAGAACCGTCATGTAA
- a CDS encoding GGDEF domain-containing protein — protein MLETPNISDESSRINLPLGNTFIRFKPFTMWQAGSKPRAVLLLWLALCVIIIPSGILTRLFEWTGIAVDLGTTSIYLTIYIPMLFCVPLVVWFGFWWAAMPAYFSTFCVALLGGMPIEWIVVFSFSNPIGLAMYAMFYRATPISKDLNGLESLVGFFMIALVASLAGSIGAFIWALTNNVGLNVAYPVWLGWWFGGWLQTCLIVAPILYFFGPAVRLQLAEVKNSSLNLNNAKGSIIAMISGFITVVLCFVGTGRYISLQQMASIDWAGGESMNLMQAQNTVDSLSYPLFILLAVMLALSYLGYRAMIFWYDTIKGVNQKLSEKNRQLINLVNLDPLSGLYNRRKVFEQLECEYNRSLRSQGTLSIIMVDVDRFKQVNDTYGHLVGDKVIKAIADAVKSALRDYDTPGRFGGEEFIAILPGTSCQQALTISERVRAAVSKLEIALDKSSQVFQVTVSLGVATLASTDNKPESIIDRADKALLQAKENGRNQVVFGGEQANSAL, from the coding sequence TTGTTGGAAACCCCCAATATCAGTGATGAAAGTTCACGTATTAACCTCCCACTTGGTAATACGTTTATCAGGTTCAAACCCTTTACCATGTGGCAGGCCGGTTCAAAGCCCCGGGCAGTGTTGCTGCTGTGGTTGGCGCTATGTGTAATTATTATACCTTCTGGCATCTTAACCCGGCTCTTTGAATGGACAGGTATTGCGGTCGACCTAGGTACGACCTCTATTTACCTTACCATTTATATTCCTATGCTGTTTTGTGTGCCCTTGGTGGTGTGGTTTGGCTTTTGGTGGGCTGCCATGCCCGCTTATTTTTCCACATTTTGCGTAGCGCTTTTGGGCGGTATGCCAATAGAGTGGATTGTTGTTTTTTCATTCTCGAATCCAATTGGCTTGGCGATGTACGCCATGTTTTACCGGGCAACTCCTATAAGCAAAGACTTGAATGGTCTAGAGTCTTTGGTGGGCTTTTTCATGATTGCCTTGGTGGCGTCATTGGCCGGCTCTATCGGCGCATTTATTTGGGCTTTAACCAACAATGTAGGGCTAAATGTCGCTTACCCTGTATGGTTAGGCTGGTGGTTTGGCGGCTGGCTGCAAACCTGCCTGATAGTCGCCCCAATTCTGTACTTTTTTGGCCCCGCGGTGCGACTGCAGTTAGCCGAGGTGAAAAATAGCAGTCTTAACCTGAACAATGCCAAAGGCTCCATTATCGCAATGATAAGCGGCTTTATTACCGTAGTGTTGTGCTTTGTTGGTACTGGGCGCTATATCAGCCTGCAACAAATGGCCTCTATCGACTGGGCCGGTGGCGAAAGTATGAATTTAATGCAAGCACAAAACACCGTAGATAGTTTATCGTATCCGCTTTTCATCTTACTCGCGGTGATGCTGGCCCTATCTTATTTAGGTTACCGGGCGATGATTTTCTGGTATGACACGATTAAAGGCGTCAATCAAAAACTGTCAGAGAAGAACAGGCAACTGATTAACTTGGTAAATTTAGATCCGTTATCCGGTTTGTATAATAGGCGAAAAGTATTCGAGCAACTGGAATGTGAATACAACCGTTCGTTGCGATCACAAGGCACACTCAGCATCATTATGGTCGATGTTGATAGATTTAAGCAAGTCAATGACACCTATGGCCACTTAGTGGGAGATAAGGTTATCAAAGCGATTGCCGACGCGGTTAAAAGTGCGTTGAGGGATTATGACACCCCAGGTCGTTTTGGCGGCGAGGAGTTTATTGCTATTTTGCCCGGCACTTCATGCCAACAAGCGCTGACTATTTCCGAGCGTGTTAGAGCAGCAGTAAGTAAGCTGGAGATTGCCTTGGATAAATCATCACAGGTGTTCCAGGTTACCGTTAGTTTAGGCGTAGCTACCTTAGCGTCGACCGACAACAAACCGGAATCTATTATCGATAGAGCCGATAAAGCCCTACTGCAAGCTAAAGAGAATGGCCGAAACCAAGTGGTGTTCGGTGGCGAACAGGCTAATTCAGCCTTATAA
- a CDS encoding MBL fold metallo-hydrolase codes for MKLSKIIVSTLIGASIFSHVLAASETNTKNEWITLGTMAGPIPNATHSQPANALLVNGKTYLVDAGDGTAGQLAKVGLNIKKVDAIFLSHLHFDHTGGLPAILSLRWQTETKSELTIYGPPGTKQTVDGIFAYMTYGALGHYGVPGQVPPPPSSHVKVVEVTDGSRIDFDGFNLSVIRNSHYSWPKGSEEYDKFQALSFKFELTDYSVVYTGDTGPSEAVELLSQNVDLLISEMMDVEHTVNLVKRMNPMMPAKALGHMQQHLSKHHLVPADVGQLATKAKVKKLVVTHMAPGLVTPAEFEKYTNEVAEFYKGDITIANDLDRFTLQK; via the coding sequence ATGAAGCTGTCGAAAATTATTGTTAGTACACTTATTGGTGCGAGTATTTTTAGTCATGTTTTGGCGGCCAGCGAAACAAATACAAAAAATGAATGGATAACTCTGGGTACAATGGCTGGACCTATTCCTAATGCGACTCACTCACAACCAGCAAATGCTTTGTTAGTTAATGGAAAGACCTATTTAGTCGATGCGGGCGACGGGACCGCTGGACAGTTAGCTAAAGTTGGCTTGAATATTAAAAAGGTTGATGCAATTTTTTTAAGCCATCTTCATTTTGACCACACTGGCGGACTTCCTGCTATTTTGAGTTTACGCTGGCAAACTGAAACTAAAAGTGAATTAACTATTTACGGGCCTCCGGGCACAAAACAAACCGTAGATGGGATATTTGCTTATATGACCTATGGCGCATTAGGCCACTATGGAGTACCTGGTCAAGTGCCCCCGCCGCCAAGTAGTCATGTTAAAGTGGTAGAAGTAACAGATGGTTCACGCATTGATTTTGATGGATTTAACCTCAGTGTTATCCGCAATAGTCATTACAGCTGGCCAAAAGGCAGCGAGGAGTATGATAAATTTCAAGCCCTATCATTTAAGTTCGAATTGACTGACTATAGCGTTGTGTATACCGGTGATACTGGGCCGAGTGAAGCTGTTGAATTGCTCTCACAGAACGTTGATCTATTGATTAGTGAAATGATGGACGTTGAACATACAGTAAATTTGGTAAAACGCATGAACCCGATGATGCCAGCCAAAGCTCTTGGCCACATGCAGCAACATTTGTCTAAACATCATTTAGTACCGGCTGATGTGGGTCAATTAGCTACCAAGGCTAAAGTCAAAAAATTAGTGGTAACGCATATGGCACCTGGTTTAGTGACACCTGCTGAATTTGAAAAATACACCAATGAAGTAGCTGAATTCTATAAGGGTGATATTACTATCGCTAACGACCTAGATCGTTTTACCTTGCAAAAATAA
- a CDS encoding protein adenylyltransferase SelO family protein — MIDDQENKTEQLIHTISDLAKYVDYSFLNSLVVDPQAQEDGKEHNPRQVFSGHYVPVTPTPIENPTYVAHSHTFFEELGFDNSLAHTPEFMRLFSGDMSSLPSAIMPYGWATGYALSIYGTEYVQQCPFSTGNGYGDGRALSVLEIVTNKKRFEMQLKGAGRTPYCRGADGRAVLRSSVREFLVQEHMHALGVPTSRSLSLFMSQSETVDRPWYLEGSNSQDPEVMVPNLVAISTRVAPSFIRVGQLELFGRRARSDQHPTALEELRLLTAHLIEREYKNDIDTAQSFEAQLVALATAFQDRLTSLVAHWVRVGYCQGNFNSDNCAAGGYTLDYGPFGFCELFDPAYQPWTGGGRHFSFLNQPVAAEKNFAMFCRAIEPLLADTPKELEALRDVNRNFATVMQEKMDNMWAAKLGLAVYNNDLLLQLLHLMMRTGVDYNYFFRELANLPNDVESLASSFYAPLKEDMISQWNEWLQQWRTQLEKSGDINESATRMKLTNPKFTWREWLVVPAYKEAEVGTFNRIHALQEVLTKPYEEQSAQTESDYYRLRPKEYFGAGGISHYSCSS; from the coding sequence ATGATAGATGATCAAGAAAATAAAACTGAACAGCTAATTCACACTATTAGCGACCTTGCAAAATACGTTGATTATTCGTTTCTTAATAGCCTAGTGGTAGACCCACAAGCACAAGAAGATGGCAAAGAGCATAACCCGAGGCAGGTATTCTCTGGGCATTATGTACCGGTAACACCAACCCCCATAGAAAACCCCACATACGTTGCGCATAGTCACACTTTCTTTGAAGAATTAGGGTTTGATAATAGCCTTGCCCATACGCCTGAATTCATGCGCTTGTTTTCGGGTGACATGTCTTCCCTCCCCTCTGCAATAATGCCCTATGGGTGGGCTACTGGCTACGCACTGTCAATTTATGGCACCGAATATGTTCAGCAATGTCCATTTTCAACGGGCAATGGATATGGAGATGGTCGAGCACTGTCTGTACTGGAAATTGTTACCAACAAAAAGCGCTTTGAAATGCAATTAAAGGGCGCGGGAAGAACGCCATACTGTCGAGGGGCGGATGGCAGAGCAGTATTACGCTCCAGTGTTCGAGAGTTTTTAGTACAAGAGCACATGCACGCATTGGGCGTTCCTACGTCTCGTTCTCTTAGTTTATTTATGTCTCAGTCGGAAACCGTCGACAGACCTTGGTATTTAGAAGGCTCGAACTCTCAAGACCCTGAAGTTATGGTGCCAAACTTGGTGGCCATCTCAACCCGTGTGGCCCCTTCATTTATTCGCGTAGGTCAGCTAGAGCTTTTTGGAAGACGTGCAAGAAGCGACCAACACCCTACTGCTTTGGAAGAGCTTCGGCTTCTAACCGCACATTTGATTGAACGTGAATATAAAAATGATATCGATACAGCGCAATCATTTGAAGCTCAGCTAGTGGCTCTTGCTACTGCGTTTCAAGACAGGCTTACATCGCTTGTCGCCCATTGGGTTCGAGTGGGTTACTGCCAAGGCAATTTCAATAGCGACAACTGCGCGGCGGGAGGATATACATTAGATTATGGGCCATTTGGATTCTGTGAGTTGTTCGACCCGGCTTACCAACCATGGACTGGTGGCGGCCGTCATTTCTCGTTTCTTAACCAACCTGTAGCGGCAGAAAAGAACTTTGCTATGTTTTGTCGCGCCATCGAACCACTGCTAGCAGATACACCAAAGGAACTAGAAGCATTGCGCGATGTGAACCGCAACTTTGCCACTGTCATGCAAGAAAAAATGGATAACATGTGGGCCGCAAAACTCGGGCTTGCGGTTTACAACAATGACCTTTTGCTGCAACTATTACACTTAATGATGCGCACGGGCGTGGACTATAACTACTTTTTCAGAGAATTAGCGAACCTTCCGAATGATGTTGAATCGCTTGCATCGAGCTTTTATGCTCCGTTAAAAGAAGACATGATTTCCCAGTGGAATGAATGGCTTCAACAATGGCGAACTCAACTTGAAAAGTCGGGGGATATTAACGAAAGCGCGACAAGAATGAAGCTCACCAACCCTAAGTTTACATGGCGCGAATGGTTAGTGGTGCCGGCATATAAAGAGGCGGAAGTGGGTACTTTCAATCGCATTCACGCACTGCAAGAGGTGCTTACCAAGCCTTACGAAGAACAATCAGCACAAACAGAAAGCGATTATTACCGTTTACGCCCTAAAGAATATTTTGGTGCTGGCGGTATTTCTCACTATAGCTGTTCTTCGTAG
- the pobA gene encoding 4-hydroxybenzoate 3-monooxygenase — MQSIKTKVAIIGAGPSGLLLGQLLAKQGIDNVVIERVSADYVLGRIRAGILEQGLVDLLREAEVSERMDQEGHVHDGFAISYYGKPHRIDLNILTQGKTVMCYGQTEVTRDLMKARSEKALATYYSSSNVLLHDIESENPTVSFEQDGVTYKLECDYIAGCDGFHGVSRKSIPEEKRQEFERVYPFGWLGILSDTPPVDDELIYCKTERGFALASMRSSTRSRYYLQVPLTDKVEDWSDQRFWNELKNRLPQESAKALVTGPSIEKSIAPLRSFVCEPMQLGKLFLVGDAAHIVPPTGAKGLNLAASDVAILSRLLCQEYIENQANASQRYSELALERVWHAERFSWWMSNMLHDFKDDTGEANNMDQKTFERFMKSELDFFLSHEAGQQVIAMQYVGLPYPQI; from the coding sequence ATGCAATCAATCAAAACTAAAGTTGCCATCATTGGAGCTGGACCTTCGGGTTTGTTACTGGGGCAACTGCTCGCTAAACAAGGCATAGACAATGTGGTCATTGAACGGGTATCGGCCGACTATGTGCTTGGTCGCATTCGTGCCGGCATATTAGAACAAGGTTTGGTTGATTTGTTGCGTGAAGCCGAAGTGAGCGAACGCATGGACCAAGAAGGTCATGTGCATGACGGTTTTGCCATTAGTTATTACGGTAAACCACATCGCATTGACTTAAATATACTTACCCAAGGCAAAACGGTGATGTGTTATGGCCAAACCGAAGTAACAAGAGATTTAATGAAAGCTCGTTCAGAAAAAGCGCTAGCCACTTATTATAGTTCTAGCAATGTGCTTTTACATGATATCGAAAGCGAAAATCCCACAGTCTCATTTGAGCAGGACGGTGTGACTTACAAGCTAGAATGTGATTATATCGCCGGATGCGATGGTTTTCATGGTGTGTCACGTAAAAGTATTCCGGAAGAAAAACGTCAGGAGTTTGAGCGGGTTTATCCCTTTGGTTGGCTTGGCATATTGAGTGACACGCCACCAGTTGATGATGAATTAATTTATTGCAAAACTGAACGTGGATTTGCGCTAGCGAGTATGCGTTCATCAACGCGTTCTCGTTATTATCTGCAAGTGCCGTTAACTGACAAGGTAGAAGATTGGAGCGATCAACGATTTTGGAATGAGCTTAAAAATCGCTTGCCACAAGAGTCTGCCAAGGCTTTAGTCACCGGCCCTAGTATAGAAAAAAGCATTGCACCACTGCGTAGTTTTGTCTGTGAACCGATGCAGTTAGGTAAATTGTTTTTAGTTGGCGATGCTGCGCATATTGTGCCCCCAACGGGTGCCAAAGGTTTAAATCTAGCAGCCTCTGACGTGGCTATTTTATCTCGTTTATTATGCCAAGAGTATATTGAGAACCAAGCAAACGCCAGTCAGAGGTATTCTGAATTAGCCTTAGAGCGAGTGTGGCATGCTGAACGTTTTTCTTGGTGGATGAGCAATATGTTGCATGATTTTAAAGATGACACAGGAGAAGCGAATAATATGGATCAAAAAACCTTTGAACGCTTTATGAAGTCTGAACTGGACTTTTTTCTGAGTCATGAAGCAGGCCAACAGGTTATTGCAATGCAATATGTGGGCTTACCTTACCCACAAATTTAA
- a CDS encoding aromatic ring-hydroxylating dioxygenase subunit alpha translates to MTQQIFPLNTWYVACTPDEVQDQPFARKICNISLVLFRNLDNEIRALEDFCPHRGAALSLGRIENGQLVCGYHGLRMGDKGKVESMPNQRVQGFPCIKAYVTVERYGFVWIWPGDQTLADSSLIPELAWATNKDWTYGGGLFHINCDYRLMVDNLMDLTHETYVHASSIGQKEIDEAPVSTKVEGNQVVTSRFMDDVYAPPFWQNALRANDLADDVKVDRWQICRFDLPSHIMIEVGVAHAGLGGYHAPQAFKASSIVVDFITPESDTSIWYFWGMARNFKPQDQKLTDSISEGQGVIFSEDLEVLEKQQQNLLLHPDRKLLKLDIDAGGVKARRLIDRAIKQEQLLAPKAP, encoded by the coding sequence ATGACTCAACAAATTTTCCCCCTAAATACTTGGTATGTGGCCTGCACACCTGACGAAGTGCAAGATCAACCTTTCGCTCGTAAAATTTGTAATATTTCCTTAGTTTTATTTCGTAATCTGGATAACGAAATAAGAGCCCTTGAAGATTTTTGCCCCCACAGAGGGGCAGCATTGTCATTGGGTAGGATTGAAAACGGTCAGTTAGTCTGTGGCTATCATGGGTTACGTATGGGCGATAAAGGTAAGGTTGAGTCAATGCCTAATCAACGAGTACAGGGTTTTCCCTGTATTAAAGCTTACGTTACTGTTGAACGTTATGGTTTTGTGTGGATATGGCCGGGCGATCAAACACTGGCAGATAGCAGTTTAATTCCCGAACTAGCATGGGCAACCAATAAAGATTGGACCTATGGTGGCGGTTTGTTTCATATTAATTGTGACTATCGCCTAATGGTGGATAATCTGATGGATCTCACCCACGAAACCTATGTACATGCCTCAAGCATTGGCCAAAAAGAAATAGACGAAGCGCCGGTTTCTACAAAAGTGGAAGGCAACCAAGTAGTAACTAGTCGCTTTATGGATGATGTGTATGCACCGCCTTTTTGGCAAAACGCCCTTCGCGCTAATGACTTGGCCGATGACGTAAAAGTGGACCGCTGGCAAATCTGCCGTTTCGATTTACCTAGCCATATTATGATTGAAGTGGGTGTGGCTCACGCAGGCTTAGGCGGATATCACGCCCCACAAGCATTCAAAGCCAGCAGTATAGTAGTTGATTTTATTACGCCGGAAAGCGACACATCAATTTGGTATTTCTGGGGTATGGCGCGTAACTTTAAACCCCAAGATCAAAAATTAACGGATTCTATTAGTGAAGGTCAAGGGGTGATTTTCTCTGAAGATTTAGAAGTATTAGAGAAACAGCAGCAAAACCTGCTGCTGCATCCTGATCGCAAATTGCTGAAGCTAGATATTGATGCAGGCGGCGTAAAGGCGCGACGGTTAATTGATCGAGCTATTAAACAAGAACAACTCCTTGCTCCCAAAGCACCTTAA
- a CDS encoding helix-turn-helix domain-containing protein gives MIDNTIPFYDLYGEAFIRQEPNVAHVEDIATRSRGLGWEIAPHRHNRLSQIIAVFNGQWTVDLDDKHHELQGDWLVLIPAGVVHGFHFASNTQGFVLSLNDSLLAGNGQSDTNISELSALDWRPQTLKFKNAEQISHFCNYIKLLKHELTADGVAQNLAVNHLVQMILVTVLRQQRLQDMTLSNASRESDILLKFRALIEQHYQHHLTVKDYAQHLHISVSKLNRLCRTLLHGSPKSIIHQRLLIEAKRSLVYTKQSVEEISAQLGFSDPAYFSRYFKKMVGVTARAFRQQGNIK, from the coding sequence ATGATCGATAACACCATTCCCTTTTACGATTTATATGGAGAAGCTTTTATTCGCCAAGAGCCAAATGTGGCCCATGTGGAGGATATTGCAACAAGAAGTCGCGGTCTTGGCTGGGAAATCGCCCCGCATAGACATAACAGGTTATCGCAAATTATTGCCGTGTTTAACGGTCAATGGACTGTTGATTTAGACGATAAACATCATGAGTTGCAAGGCGATTGGTTGGTATTGATTCCAGCAGGGGTAGTGCATGGCTTTCATTTTGCGTCAAATACCCAAGGTTTTGTTTTATCTCTAAATGACTCATTATTAGCTGGGAATGGGCAGAGCGACACCAATATAAGTGAGTTATCCGCTTTGGATTGGCGGCCCCAAACGCTAAAATTTAAGAATGCTGAACAAATTTCACACTTTTGCAATTACATTAAGCTACTTAAACATGAACTAACAGCCGATGGAGTAGCGCAAAATCTTGCGGTTAATCATCTAGTACAAATGATTCTAGTTACAGTATTGCGCCAGCAACGTTTACAAGACATGACATTAAGTAACGCCAGCCGAGAGTCAGACATACTGCTAAAATTCCGCGCCTTAATCGAACAACACTATCAACACCATTTAACTGTCAAAGACTATGCCCAGCATTTGCATATTTCCGTTTCTAAACTTAATCGCCTATGTCGAACCTTATTACATGGCTCACCCAAATCCATAATCCACCAAAGGTTACTCATAGAAGCCAAACGCAGTTTGGTGTATACCAAACAGAGTGTAGAAGAAATATCAGCACAACTTGGTTTTAGCGACCCGGCTTATTTCAGTCGATATTTTAAAAAAATGGTAGGCGTTACTGCCCGAGCTTTTCGGCAGCAAGGAAATATTAAGTAA